The Streptomyces sp. NBC_00483 genome contains the following window.
AGGGCGTCCAGCACACCTTCGTCGCCGCCGAGAACAAGACGTTCTACACGGACAAGGGCGTCGACATGAAGGGCACCGCCCGCGGCATGCTCAACACCGTCATGGGCAAGGGCAAGCAGGGCGGCTCGACGATCACCCAGCAGTACGTGAAGAACTACTACCTGACGCAGGAACAGACCGTCTCCCGCAAGCTCAAGGAACTGGTCATCTCGCTGAAGGTGGACCAGAAGCAGTCCAAGGACGACATCCTCGCCGGGTACATCAACACCAGCTACTACGGCCGCGGCGCCTGGGGCATCCAGGCCGCCGCCCAGGCCTACTACGGCAAGGACGCCTCGAAGCTGAGCGTGGAGCAGGGCGCGTACCTCGCCGCGCTGCTCCAGGCCCCGAACCAGTACGACTGGGCGATCGCTTCCGACACCGGAAAGCAACTGGCCAAGGCGCGCTGGAACTACGTGCTCGACAACATGGTCGACATGCACTGGCTGAGCGCGAGCGAGCGGCAGGGCATGACGTTCGACAAGCCGATCCAGCCGAAGGCCGCCTCCGGACTCCAGGGCCAGGAGGGCTACCTCTACGAGGCCGCCAAGGACGAGGTGATGAAGGAACTGAACCTCACCGACGCGCAGTTCAACGCCGGCGGCTACACGATCACGCTCAACGTCGACCGCAAGAAGCAGAAGCAGCTCGAGAAGTCGGTCAAGGCGCAGCTCAACGACAAGCTCGACCGCAAGGACAAGAAGGCCGACGCGCGCGTGCAGGCCGGCGCCGTCTCCGTCGACCCGAAGACCGGCAAGGTCCTCGCGCTGTACGGCGGTGAAGGGCTCAGCGAGCACTACGTCAACAACGCGACCCGCACCGACTACCAGCCCGCCTCCACCTTCAAGCCGCTGATCCTCGCGGCCGCCCTGGAGAACGAGGCGACGACGCAGTCCGGCCAGAACATCACCGCGGACACGATCTACGACGGCACCAGCAAGCGCCCGGTCGTCGACAACGGCGAGAAGGTCGGCTTCGCCCCGCCGAACGAGGACAAGAAGAGCTACGGCCCGGTCACCGTCCAGACCGCCATGAACAAGTCCATCAACTCCGTCTTCGCCCAGCTCGGCGTCGACGTCGGCATGGACCAGGTGATGGCCACGGCGAAGAAGCTCGGCATGGACTCGGGCGACCTCAAGCCGTTCCCCGCGCAGACCCTCGGCACCATGGGCGCGAGCCCGATGGAGATGGCCGGCGTCTACGCGACCCTCGACAACCACGGCAAGAAGGTCACCCCGCGGATCGTGAAGTCGGTGTCCAAGCAGGGCGAGCCGGTCCCGCTGGAAGACGCTGTCGGCGAGCAGGTCATCAGCCGCGGCGCCGCCGACTCGGTCACCTCGGTCCTCACCGGCGTGGTCGACGACGGCACGGCGAAGACCTCCGTGCGCGACAACCCGGTCCGCGAGGGCCAGCAGGTCGCCGGCAAGACCGGTACCTCCGACGACAACAAGTCGGCCTGGTTCACCGGGTACACGCCGGACCTGGTCACCTCGGTGGGCCTGTTCGGCGAGGGCGCGCTGAAGTCGTCCGAGGCCGGCGCGCACGTGTCCATGGAGGGCGCGGGCGGCCTGCCGCGTGTCGACGGCGGCAGCTTCCCCGCCCAGATCTGGGCGCAGTACACCTTCAACTCGTCCAGTGCGAACGGGAAGTTCGACCTGGACACCGACATGGGCAAGGCCGTCCAGCCCACGACGACCGCCCCGGCCACCCCCACCGAGGAGCCCTCGACCGACCCGACGCCGAGCAAGTCGGAGACGACCACCCCGACGCCGACCCAGACGACGCCGAGCGGGACGCCGACGAGCGAGACGCCGACGACGGATCCGACGGAGACGCTCCCGGTCCCGACCGACACCCCGACCGAGAGCTGGCCGGAGGACCCGATCGAGCCGGAGAACGGCGGCGGGAACGGGAACGGCAGAGACTGACCGGCTACTCGGGGGAGCCGAGCCAGGTGCGGGCCGCCGCAAGGAAGGCCCGCACCCCCAGCTCGATCGTGGGGTCCTGGAGCGGCGCGTACTGCGGCGAGTGGTTCACCGGGATCTCCGCGGGCAGGCCGCGCGAGGCGAGCGTGCCCGCGTCGTGCCCCGCGAAGGCGGCCGGGTCGGCCCCGCCGAAGTGCCAGAACACCGAGGGCACACCGAGCTCCTTGCCGAACAGGCCGAAGTCCTCGCTGCCGTTGATCGGCTGCGGAAGCACAAGGACGCCCTGCTCGCCGAGCGCCCCGCGCAGCCCATCGATCGTCGTGGCGGTGGCGTCGTCCGTGTTCTCGGTGACGGGGAAGGAGCCGAGCGAGGTGAACTCCGGCTCCTTGGGGGAGCCCGAGGCCTCCGCCTCCGCCCGGACGATCCTGCGCACCGCGGCGAGCACCCGCTCGCGCACCACCGGGTCGACCGAGCGGATGTTGAGCTTCAGCTCGGCCTCGTCCGCGATGATGTTCTCCTTCGTGCCGGCGTGGATCGAGCCCACCGTCACGACGGCCGTCTGCGAGGCCCCGACCTCCCGCGAGACCACGGTCTGAAGCCGCATCACGACGGCCGCCGCGAGGACCACCGGGTCGACGGTCGACTCGGGCGTCGACCCGTGCCCGCCCCGCCCGAAGAGGCGTACGCGGTAGCTGTCGGAGGCCGCCATCACGGCTCCGGGCCGGGTCACCGCGACACCCGTCGGGAACGGCCCGACGTGCTGCCCGAGGCACACGTCCGGCTTCGGGAAGCGCTCCGCGAACCCGTCGCCCAGCATGTCCCGGGCCCCGCGGCCGACCTCCTCCGCGGGCTGGAACACGGCGACGACGGTGCCGCGCCACGTGTCCCGCTCCGCCGCGAGGAGCGCCGTCACGCCGAGCAGACACGTGACGTGCATGTCGTGGCCGCAGGCGTGCATGACCGGTACGTCGTTGCCGTCGCGGTCGGTGCCGCGCGCCACGGACGCGTAGGGCAGGCCCGTCGCCTCCAGGACGGGCAGCCCGTCCATGTCGGCGCGCAGCAGCACGGTCGGGCCCTCACCGCTGCGGAGGACCCCGACGACGCCGGTGCCGCCGACGCCCTCGGTCACCTCCCAGCCGCCCTGTTCGCGCAGCCGGGCGGCGACGATCCCGGCGGTGCGGGTCTCCTGGAGGGAGAGTTCGGGGTGGGCGTGCAGGTCCCGGTAGAGCTCGCGCAGGGACGGCAGGAGGCTGTCGAGGGTGGTGGCCGTGGCGGGTGTGGCGGTCATCGGGGCTCTCCTTGTACGGGTACGGGGGTGGGCTCGGACTCGTCGGGCAGCCGCAGCGCCCGGCGGAAGGTGAGCGTGGTCTGCGGGGTGACGCAGGCGAGGATCGCGGCGAGCACGGCGCCGACGACGAGGAAGCCGAACGCGGCGCCGAATCCGGCCGAGTCCGCGAGCAGCCCCATCGCGGTCGGCGCGACGACGCCACCGGCCTGCCCGCCGAATGTGATCAACCCGGCGGCCGCGCCGGTCAGTTCGGGCGGCAGGCTGCGCAGCGGCACCGCGAAGATCGGCATGTAGCCCAGCGAGGCGGACGCGATCGCCACCGTCATCCAGCCGATGAACGCGACGGTGCCGGAAGACGTCGCCATGAGGATCAGGGCGACCGAGGAGACCGCCATGGCGGGCACCACGATCTTGCGCTGATTGCCTTCGAAGCGGTCCGCGAGCCGGCCGCCGACGATCACGGCGACGGTCGCGGCGCCCGCGGGCAGGATCGACAGGGCGCCCGCCGAGGTGAGCGCGAGCCCGCGCTCCTGGTTGAGGTACGAGGGCACCCAGGTGTTGAGGCCCCACACGATGATGTCGTAGCCGAAGAACATCCCGGCGAACGCCCACATGGTTCCCGAGCGAATCACGGTGCGGGCGGAGCCGGTAGGCCGTGCGTCGGCCTCCGTCCGCTCCCGCTCGGGCAGCCACAGGCTGACGGCCGCGTACACGAAGACGCCGACGCCGGCGACGGTGAAGAACGCCGAGCGCCAGCCGAAGTGGGCGATGAGCGGCGCCGCGATCAGCGGGGCGACGACCGCGGCGACGGCGTTCGACGACTGCACGATGCCGTTGGCGCTCATCCGCTGGCCGGGCGTCGTCCGCTCGCTCACCGCCTTCATCGAGGCGCCGGGGAAGACACCTTCGGCGATACCGAACAGGAAGCGCACCACCAGAAGGATCGCGAACGAGCCTGCGAGTCCGGTGAGCGCCGTGAACGCGGACCAGATGAGCAGCGCCCAGCAGGTGACGCGCTTGGCGCCGAACCGGTCGGCGAGCATGCCGCCCGGGATCTGGCAGACGGCGTACGCCACGAAGAACACGGAGACCGCGAGGCCCTGCTGGGTACGGTTGAGGTCGAATTCGTGGCCGATCGAGGGCAGCGCGAGATTGATGACCAGACGGTCGATGTAGTCGATCAGCCAGGCGGCGAAGAGCAGCGTGACCGTGATCTTGGCGCCCTTGTCGAGACGCTCACGTGCGGGGCCTTGCGAGGGTGGGACCACAGGCACTCCTTCTAGAGTGGGCGTGCTGGTGTGGGGGACGGCTCGGAAGTGGGGACAGAATCCGGCCGCCGTGCGGGAAGGGGCCTCAAATGCTGGAAAACGGCAACGCGCACGGTCTCGTGCCGGAATCCGCCGCCTTCGAGGAGGCCGATCTCGCCCTGATCGACGCCCTGCAGACCGATCCGCGCGCCCCGTGGAGCCGGGTGGGACCGGCCGTCGGCATCGACGCGACGACCGCGGCCCGCCGCTGGGCGCGCCTGGAGCGGGCGGGCCTGGCGTGGGTGACGGCGTACGCGGGGCCGACGACGGCCACCGTCGCCTACGTGGAAGTGACGTGCACACCGGGCGAGTTGGAGGAGCTGAGCGCCCGCCTCGTCCGGCTTCCGTGGGTGTTCAGCGCGGAGCACGTGGTCGGCGACTACGACCTGCTGCTCTCCGTCGCGGCGCCCGACCTGCCCGCGCTCGGGCGCCGGGTCAGCGACGACCTGGGCCGCCTGCCGGGTGTGCGTGGCACGCGGACCCGGCTGAGCATGCGGCTCTACCAGGAGGGCAGCGGCTGGAAGGTGCGCGCCCTCGACCCGGCGGGGCGGGCGCGGCTCACCACGGCGGGACCCGGGCCGGGCGCGCCGTCCCGCCCGTTCCGGCCCCGCGACGAGGTCGACCTGGCGCTCCTTCGCGAGCTGGGCGCGAACGGGCGTGCAGGGTATGCCGAGTTGGCGTCGGCCGTCGGCGTCGGCGAGTCGACCGTGAGACGCAGGCTCGCGCGCGAACTGCGCGACCGGGAGATCCTGCTGCGCTGCGATCTGGCCCAGCAGCTGGCGGGCTGGCCGGCCCTCGCCACGTATCGGGCGACCGTCCCGCACGGCACGCTCGACCGCACGGGTTCGGCGCTCGCCCGCCTCCCGCAGATGCGCCTGTGCACGTCGGTCACGGGGTCCTGCAACCTGCTCTTCCAGGTCTGGCTCCGCGACCTCGACGGCATGGCCACCCTGGAGGCCGCCCTGGACGACCGGTTCCCCGCCCTGCGCGTCGAGGACCGCACGGTGACGCTGCGCACGGTGAAGCGGATGGGGCGGGTGCTCGACGACCGGGGGCGGGCCACGGGGTATGTGCCGGTGGGGTTCTGATTGTTCAGGCGTTCTGCTGGGGGTGCGCCGCGCGCCACGCCGCCATCGACGCGTCCCACCCGTCCCCGGACAGCGCCGTCAGCGACGCAGGGAAGAGGCCGTCCTCCTCCTTGGCGATGTGCCGGTGCAGCTCGTCCGTCTCGTCCTTGAGGCGCTGTACGTCGGCGGGGTCCGTGAGGTCGAGGGTGGGCAGCAGCGCGCCGAGCTCGCGGTGCTCGGCGACCAGGGCGTCGATGTAGTCGGCGTACTCCGGGTCGTCACGCATCACCGCGAACAGGCCGTCCTCCTCGCCCTTCCAATGCGAGGCGAGCTCCTGCGCCATCGTGTCGACGAGCGTCCGCGCGGCCGCCACGTCGCCGCGCTCCAGCGCCCGCAGCGCGTCACCGGCGGCGTCGGTGACGCGCTCGTGCTCGGCGATGAACTCCTTGATCAGCGGGATCTCACGGCATCCGCAGTAGTGGCACATGGCCACATATTTACGGCACCGGAAGCTCGAACCAGACGACCTTGCCGGTGGACAGGCGCGTCGCGCCCCACCGCCGGGCGAGCCGGTTCACCAGGTAGAGCCCGCGGCCGCCCTCGTCCGTCGCCCGCGCCTGCCGAAGCCGCGGCAACTGCGGTACGTCGTCGCCCACTTCGCAGCGCAGCACGTCGGTCCGCAGCAGGCGCAGGGTCACCGGACGCGTGGCGTACCGCACCGCGTTCGTCACGACCTCGCTCACCAGGAGTTCGACCGAGTCCGTGAGGTCCTCGAGGCCCCAGCGGTCCAGGGCGCTGCGCGCCAGCCTGCGGGCCCGGCCCGGCGCAGCGTCCTCCGGCTCCAGCGTCCAGTACGCGACGTCGCTCGGCGCGATCCCGTCGAAGCGGGCGGCGAGCAGCGCGATGTCGTCGTCCCGGTCGCCCGGGCCGAGCATGTCGAGGACCTCGTCGCACAGTGCCTCAAGGGGCGGCGGATGGTCGGGGCCGGTCAACTGCGCGGTCGCGGCGAGCCGTTCGCGCAGCTGCTCTATCCCGGTCCACACGTCCCGCAGCCGGGACTCGACGAGCCCGTCCGTGTAGAGGAGCAGCGTCGCGCCCGCCGGGGCGTCCAGCTCGACCGCCTCGAAGTCGACCCCGCCGACGCCGATCGGTGCGCCCGGCGGCACCCGCAGCACCTCGGAGCGCCCGCCGAGGTGCAGCAGGACGGGCGGCGGATGCCCGGCGTTGGCGATGGTGATGCGGTGCGCGACCGGGTCGTACACGGCGTACATGCAGGTCGCCATGCGGTCCGTGCCGAGCCGCTGGGCCTGTTCGTCGAGGTGGTGCAGGACCTCCTGCGGGGGCAGGTCGAGTCCGGCGAGGGTCTGCGCGGTGGTGCGCAGCTGGCCCATGATGGCGGCCGACGTCATCGAGTGGCCCATGACGTCGCCGACGACCAGGGCAACTCGGCTGCCGGGCAAGGGGATCGCGTCGTACCAGTCGCCGCCGACCCGCGCCGTCTCCGCCGCCGGCAGATAGCGCGATGCCAGCCGCACGCCCGTCGGGTTCGGCAGCGTCTCCGGCAGCATCGTGCGCTGCAACTCGTCCGCGATGTACGCCTCGCGGCCGTACAGCACCGCCTTGTCGATGCCGAGCGCGCTGTGCGTCGCCAACTGCCCCGCCACCAGCAGGTCGTCGGCGTCGAACGCGTGCCGGTCGGGGCGGCGCAGGAACACCGCGGCCCCGATCACCCGGCGGCGACCGCGCAGCGGTGCGAGGATCGCGCGCTGGCCGCCCGGCAACGCCCGGTCCGAGCCGAGGAGTTCGGGCAGTGCGGCGAGCGCGGCGGGCGAGTCGGCGAACACCGGGCGTACGCCGCGCAGCACCTCGGCGAGCGCGCCACCGACGCGGACCTCGCACAACTCGGCACTGCCCGCCGTCAGTTCGATCTGCGGGGTGATCGGGACCGTGATTCCCGCGCCCTCGGAGTCCGAGTCGGCGGTGGTGTCGTTGGAGTCCGGGATCCGGTCGGTGCGGCGCAGGCGCAGCACCATGGGCCCGGTCGGCCGCTCGTCGCCCACCGGCAGCGGCTCGCGCAGATACACCAGGATCGCGTCGGAGAACGTGGGCACCGTCGCCCGGCACAGGCCCATCACGATCTCGTCGAGGTCCAGGCCGCGGGCGATCCGCCGGGTCGCGGCGCCGACGAAGCGCAGCCGGTCGCCGTCGCGCCGCATCGCCGTCGGCTGTCCGCTGGGGCGCGGCTGCCCGGTGCGGCGGTCGGCACCCTCCGGAGGCCCGGGCCGCACGGGCTCGGGGGAGGGCGCCACGGGCTGCGCGTGCTCGGCGTCCGGGGTGGAACCGGAAGCTCGCCGTGGCTGCTCCGGCAGGCCTCCGGAGCCCGGGGCGGAGGCCTCGCCGGAGGTCTCTGGGGTGTGCCGAAGGGCCCCGCGGGGGTCGGCGGGGCGGGCCGCCGTTCCGTGGTGGCGGCCTTCGTGGGAGGTGGGATACTCCGTCACGCGTGTCGATTCCGTCCGTCCGGGGCTGCGCGCCGCGTCACTGGCCAGTGCGCCGGCAGTTGGGGAACAGCTGGGGCCAGGGCCTGTCGGGGGTGGCGCCGCTGCCGGTGACCTGCGGCGTGTCCCGTAGGGGACCGGATACCCGGAACCCGCGCTCCGGGAACGGAATCCCTGCGGCCGGGCACGCCGGGGACCTGCGGACAGCTCTGCTCGCGGTCCCGGCAGCCGTCGTGTCCCGGCCCGCCCACTGCGTCGTCTCGCCCACGTTCACGGTCCAGCCGCCCCTCGATGACCTCGTTGACATCGTGTCAGACCAGTTGTGCGTGCCAAGAGTTGTCCCTGGAATCCGCACATCCGGACCGGTGCTCTCTTGCGGAGGACGATCCTACGTTTACCCCATGGGGGCGCATCAAGGGTCTCATGAGGACACGTGCGCGGGCGTACGGTCCCAGTCGGCCGGCAGGGCGGGAACCGGCCACGCCGGGTCCGGGCGCCAGTGCTGCCAGCCGTCCGGGAACGGCCGCCGCCAGTTCTCGATCGCCTCGACCGCCAGGCGCCCCGCGGACCGCACCTCGGACGCCTGTGCGGGGCTCATCAGGCCCACGGCCTGCGCCTGCGCGAACTCGTCCTCGTCGTGCCAGCGCCAGCTGCCGTCCGGGTACACCGACAGGTCGAGGAAGTGGTCCTCCGAGTCGACGCCCCCGGCCCAACGGGCGCGCGGCGCCTCCAGGTTCACGTACCAATTGCGGAACCTCCAGCCCGGCTCCCAGAACAGCCACACCGACCAGGGGTCGCCGGGCCGCGCCAGCTTCAGCACGCCCGTGCCGGACCAGCGGTCGCGCTGAAGGGTGCGGGGCTTGGTGTAGCGGGTGGCGAGCGGCTCGCGGTGAACGGGCGTGCCGTCGGCGATCACCGGCTTCACGCACTCGGTGCCGGGCGCCATCCACACGGCGAGCAGCTCGTCGGTGTCCTGGACGACCGTGACCGGACGGCAGATGTGGAAGCCGTCGCCCCCGTTGGCGCGGTAGCGCCACAGGATCGGCTCACCGGGCGCCCAGCGCCCTCCACTCTCGGTCATCCGGTAGTCGTCTGTCATGCACAGATATTAGGTGCCAACGGCATACGACGCTGCGGTGCGTATCACGAATACGCCAACCGACCACGGGCTGTTACGGCCGCGTCATCCGCAGGACATCGAGTGCCTCGTCGAGTTGTTCGACGGTGAGGTCACCCCGCTCCACATAGCCGCCGTCGAGGACGACTTCACGGATGGTGCGCCGCTCGGCGAGCGACGTCTTGGCGACCTTGGCAGCCTCCTCGTAGCCGATGTACTTGTTGAGCGGCGTGACGACGGACGGGGAGGACTCGGCGTACTCGCGGGCGCGCTCGCGGTTGGCGGTGATGCCGTCGACGGTGCGGTCGGCGAGCAGCCGGGACACGTTGGCGAGCAGCCGGATGGACTCCAGCACGTTCTTGGCGATCACCGGGAGCATCACGTTCAGCTCGAAGTTGCCCGCGGCGCCGGCCGCGGCGACCGTCGCGTCGTTGCCGGTGACCTGGGCCGCGACCATCAGCGTCGCCTCGGGAATGACCGGATTCACCTTGCCCGGCATGATCGACGAACCGGGTTGCAGATCCGGGAGGTTGATCTCCGCGAGTCCCGTACGCGGTCCGGACGCGGCCCACCGCAGATCGTTGGCGATCTTCGTCAGGCCGACGGCGATCGTCCGCAGCTGGCCGCTCGTCTCCACGATCCCGTCGCGCGCGCCCTGCGCCTCGAAGTGGTCGCGGGCCTCCGTCAGCGGCAGCCCCGTCGCGCGCGCGACCTCGGCGATGACGGCGGCCGAGAACCCGGGCGGGGTGTTGATGCCCGTGCCGACCGCGGTGCCGCCCAGGGGGAGTTCGGCGAGGCGGGGGAGCGAGGCGGTCAGCCGCTCGACGCCGTAACGGACCTGCGCCGCGTAGCCGCCGAACTCCTGGCCGAGAGTCACCGGCGTCGCGTCCATCAGATGCGTACGCCCCGACTTCACGACATCGGCGAACTCGGCGGACTTGCGCTCCAGGGACGCGGCCAGGTGCTCGAGGGCCGGGATCAGGTCGTGGGTGACGGCGGCGGTGGCGGCGATGTGGATGGAGGAGGGGAAGACATCGTTGGACGACTGCGAGGCGTTCACGTGGTCGTTCGGGTGCACGTCGCGGCCCAGGCGCTCGGTGGCGAGCGTGGCAAGCACCTCGTTGGTGTTCATGTTCGACGACGTACCGGAGCCGGTCTGGAACACGTCGATCGGGAACTCGTCGTCCCAGCGGCCCTCGGCCACCTCTGCGGCGGCCGCGGCGACGGCCTCGGCGATGTCCTTGTCGACCACCCCGAGCTCCGCGTTCACCGTGGCCGCCGCGCCCTTGATGCGGGCGAGGGCCTCGATGTGGGCGCGCTCGATGCGCTGCCCGGAGATGGGGAAGTTCTCCACGGCGCGCTGCGTCTGGGCCCGCCACTTCGCGGCGGCGGGCACGCGGACCTCGCCCATGGAGTCGTGCTCGATGCGGTACTCGCCGTCGGTCTCGCTCATCCCGGATACGTCGCTCATACCAGGTACAGCGAATACGACGGCGGGGTTGTTCCGGAACGC
Protein-coding sequences here:
- a CDS encoding ATP-binding SpoIIE family protein phosphatase; translation: MTEYPTSHEGRHHGTAARPADPRGALRHTPETSGEASAPGSGGLPEQPRRASGSTPDAEHAQPVAPSPEPVRPGPPEGADRRTGQPRPSGQPTAMRRDGDRLRFVGAATRRIARGLDLDEIVMGLCRATVPTFSDAILVYLREPLPVGDERPTGPMVLRLRRTDRIPDSNDTTADSDSEGAGITVPITPQIELTAGSAELCEVRVGGALAEVLRGVRPVFADSPAALAALPELLGSDRALPGGQRAILAPLRGRRRVIGAAVFLRRPDRHAFDADDLLVAGQLATHSALGIDKAVLYGREAYIADELQRTMLPETLPNPTGVRLASRYLPAAETARVGGDWYDAIPLPGSRVALVVGDVMGHSMTSAAIMGQLRTTAQTLAGLDLPPQEVLHHLDEQAQRLGTDRMATCMYAVYDPVAHRITIANAGHPPPVLLHLGGRSEVLRVPPGAPIGVGGVDFEAVELDAPAGATLLLYTDGLVESRLRDVWTGIEQLRERLAATAQLTGPDHPPPLEALCDEVLDMLGPGDRDDDIALLAARFDGIAPSDVAYWTLEPEDAAPGRARRLARSALDRWGLEDLTDSVELLVSEVVTNAVRYATRPVTLRLLRTDVLRCEVGDDVPQLPRLRQARATDEGGRGLYLVNRLARRWGATRLSTGKVVWFELPVP
- a CDS encoding amidohydrolase: MTATPATATTLDSLLPSLRELYRDLHAHPELSLQETRTAGIVAARLREQGGWEVTEGVGGTGVVGVLRSGEGPTVLLRADMDGLPVLEATGLPYASVARGTDRDGNDVPVMHACGHDMHVTCLLGVTALLAAERDTWRGTVVAVFQPAEEVGRGARDMLGDGFAERFPKPDVCLGQHVGPFPTGVAVTRPGAVMAASDSYRVRLFGRGGHGSTPESTVDPVVLAAAVVMRLQTVVSREVGASQTAVVTVGSIHAGTKENIIADEAELKLNIRSVDPVVRERVLAAVRRIVRAEAEASGSPKEPEFTSLGSFPVTENTDDATATTIDGLRGALGEQGVLVLPQPINGSEDFGLFGKELGVPSVFWHFGGADPAAFAGHDAGTLASRGLPAEIPVNHSPQYAPLQDPTIELGVRAFLAAARTWLGSPE
- a CDS encoding Lrp/AsnC family transcriptional regulator, whose translation is MLENGNAHGLVPESAAFEEADLALIDALQTDPRAPWSRVGPAVGIDATTAARRWARLERAGLAWVTAYAGPTTATVAYVEVTCTPGELEELSARLVRLPWVFSAEHVVGDYDLLLSVAAPDLPALGRRVSDDLGRLPGVRGTRTRLSMRLYQEGSGWKVRALDPAGRARLTTAGPGPGAPSRPFRPRDEVDLALLRELGANGRAGYAELASAVGVGESTVRRRLARELRDREILLRCDLAQQLAGWPALATYRATVPHGTLDRTGSALARLPQMRLCTSVTGSCNLLFQVWLRDLDGMATLEAALDDRFPALRVEDRTVTLRTVKRMGRVLDDRGRATGYVPVGF
- a CDS encoding class II fumarate hydratase, producing MSETDGEYRIEHDSMGEVRVPAAAKWRAQTQRAVENFPISGQRIERAHIEALARIKGAAATVNAELGVVDKDIAEAVAAAAAEVAEGRWDDEFPIDVFQTGSGTSSNMNTNEVLATLATERLGRDVHPNDHVNASQSSNDVFPSSIHIAATAAVTHDLIPALEHLAASLERKSAEFADVVKSGRTHLMDATPVTLGQEFGGYAAQVRYGVERLTASLPRLAELPLGGTAVGTGINTPPGFSAAVIAEVARATGLPLTEARDHFEAQGARDGIVETSGQLRTIAVGLTKIANDLRWAASGPRTGLAEINLPDLQPGSSIMPGKVNPVIPEATLMVAAQVTGNDATVAAAGAAGNFELNVMLPVIAKNVLESIRLLANVSRLLADRTVDGITANRERAREYAESSPSVVTPLNKYIGYEEAAKVAKTSLAERRTIREVVLDGGYVERGDLTVEQLDEALDVLRMTRP
- the fomD gene encoding cytidylyl-2-hydroxypropylphosphonate hydrolase, which produces MTDDYRMTESGGRWAPGEPILWRYRANGGDGFHICRPVTVVQDTDELLAVWMAPGTECVKPVIADGTPVHREPLATRYTKPRTLQRDRWSGTGVLKLARPGDPWSVWLFWEPGWRFRNWYVNLEAPRARWAGGVDSEDHFLDLSVYPDGSWRWHDEDEFAQAQAVGLMSPAQASEVRSAGRLAVEAIENWRRPFPDGWQHWRPDPAWPVPALPADWDRTPAHVSS
- a CDS encoding MFS transporter, whose product is MVPPSQGPARERLDKGAKITVTLLFAAWLIDYIDRLVINLALPSIGHEFDLNRTQQGLAVSVFFVAYAVCQIPGGMLADRFGAKRVTCWALLIWSAFTALTGLAGSFAILLVVRFLFGIAEGVFPGASMKAVSERTTPGQRMSANGIVQSSNAVAAVVAPLIAAPLIAHFGWRSAFFTVAGVGVFVYAAVSLWLPERERTEADARPTGSARTVIRSGTMWAFAGMFFGYDIIVWGLNTWVPSYLNQERGLALTSAGALSILPAGAATVAVIVGGRLADRFEGNQRKIVVPAMAVSSVALILMATSSGTVAFIGWMTVAIASASLGYMPIFAVPLRSLPPELTGAAAGLITFGGQAGGVVAPTAMGLLADSAGFGAAFGFLVVGAVLAAILACVTPQTTLTFRRALRLPDESEPTPVPVQGEPR
- a CDS encoding hemerythrin domain-containing protein codes for the protein MCHYCGCREIPLIKEFIAEHERVTDAAGDALRALERGDVAAARTLVDTMAQELASHWKGEEDGLFAVMRDDPEYADYIDALVAEHRELGALLPTLDLTDPADVQRLKDETDELHRHIAKEEDGLFPASLTALSGDGWDASMAAWRAAHPQQNA
- a CDS encoding transglycosylase domain-containing protein; the encoded protein is MGRADARKARKRAARPSGIRRFFTWKKLLGTFFGLVLLCMGAFIVLYLVIDVPEGNPDAQVQSNVYKYSDGATMARTGEVNREIVDLAEVPEGVQHTFVAAENKTFYTDKGVDMKGTARGMLNTVMGKGKQGGSTITQQYVKNYYLTQEQTVSRKLKELVISLKVDQKQSKDDILAGYINTSYYGRGAWGIQAAAQAYYGKDASKLSVEQGAYLAALLQAPNQYDWAIASDTGKQLAKARWNYVLDNMVDMHWLSASERQGMTFDKPIQPKAASGLQGQEGYLYEAAKDEVMKELNLTDAQFNAGGYTITLNVDRKKQKQLEKSVKAQLNDKLDRKDKKADARVQAGAVSVDPKTGKVLALYGGEGLSEHYVNNATRTDYQPASTFKPLILAAALENEATTQSGQNITADTIYDGTSKRPVVDNGEKVGFAPPNEDKKSYGPVTVQTAMNKSINSVFAQLGVDVGMDQVMATAKKLGMDSGDLKPFPAQTLGTMGASPMEMAGVYATLDNHGKKVTPRIVKSVSKQGEPVPLEDAVGEQVISRGAADSVTSVLTGVVDDGTAKTSVRDNPVREGQQVAGKTGTSDDNKSAWFTGYTPDLVTSVGLFGEGALKSSEAGAHVSMEGAGGLPRVDGGSFPAQIWAQYTFNSSSANGKFDLDTDMGKAVQPTTTAPATPTEEPSTDPTPSKSETTTPTPTQTTPSGTPTSETPTTDPTETLPVPTDTPTESWPEDPIEPENGGGNGNGRD